TTAGTTATGCTAAACTTCTCCAGTCTTCGACTACGCGATGTTGCGATGTTGTTGGTTAACGAGTATGAGATTGTTCACACTGAATTTCTCCTTGTCGTTCAGAAAACATGGGACAGTCATGTGGGATCATCTCTGCCCAACGATGCAATCAGTTACGCAATAGAACGCGGACAACTCTGTCGTCGTTCAACGTCAGCAGCTCAACAAACACAACTCAAACAAGCACCAGAAGCTGTTATACTGGGCCAGGGTCAAGTGTGATTTTTTCGTTGGCGGGTCGTAAAGGAAGGGGTTTGCAGGGGAAGGGATCGTGAGGGAGTGTGCTGTGGGCAGTAGTAAATGGAAGATAGCATGATAACgaggacaaaatattacgcTGTGTTAAATAATCACaagcattgaaaaaattacattaagCTTCAGGTGTAAGACAGTAACATGGAAGCAtaaacatttcgttttgacagtGCATAATGTGATGATAATATGACAATGGGGCGatgcaggttcgacaccccgaTTAGCCAATTTTTGCAGAGTTACAAACTTGAGACGATTCGTAAAACATGAGGAATTCAATTATAAGTACTTCTCAGCAGTTCAAAAGTGGATTTCGTGGAATTTACTGACCAAAAAACCTCAGATAATGTGCACTTTGTTAGATCTAAGAGGGATTGCACTACAAAATAGTCGCATCACTACTTTAGGACCATCTTATTTTTTGGAATCTAAAGGGAACAAAATTTCAcgactttttctggatttttcccgTCTGAATTTTGACAGAAGCAGACGgcctaaaaagaagaaagtctgTATCTGGACGTTTCCTTTGTCCCTCTATACGAAAATTTTTAGTATATGTATTTGGGTCATTTATTAAAATGCCTTTTCCAGAATGAGAAAACATCCGAAAATCCTGATTTTTGCTGGCGAGCAGAGAGGTGCATGATCTTGAACAAAGTCTCATGACTCAAACCATCTTAATGTTGTGAAGATCCTCGTCCAGCATGTTCGAGCCGAGGATATTCCCTATCAGATACCACATCACACGATTTGCATTCTGtttacttcaaatttttgatggaaaaaatgcCACTTTTCCCGTACTTATTTGGGTCGTATTCGAGATGGTCGCGTTCTATCACCGCGTTTGACCCCACACTGAGCCGAAGCCGAATGTCGTAGAAGCGGATGGTCCTCGTTCTATTTCGCGTAAGacgcaacatttttttttgttgagtcATTGCAgccgcaaaaaaagaaagaaaaaagaaataatctgCCGGTGAGATTACATATGTAAATGCGATTAGTGCATCTAAATTTAACAAAGCTCAACTCAAAAATCCAAGAAGAGACAAATTAACTGAAAACAATAAGAACTGCTCGAACAAAAGCTACAACGACGTACATTTGTTTTCCGTTGACTTGGGTAGACCTTGCTTCCTCTGCAAGAACCACCCTCAGTTTGGGCCTGTAGGTTCTGATTCGATAACGTGGAGGGTCGAGGCCTTCTTCAGTGGGGAGAAGGAGATTGGCCGGATCATAGGCGCTCAACCGTTTGAATCTTGGATTATGGTGAAGACTAGGACTCGATAAAAGAACTAGCAACAACAATAGCGGAAGCATTAAGCAGTGTTGGTGGATTTGCGGCAAGTAACCGGTATCCGACACAAAGCAGCGCTTTTATATGTGAATGATATGGCTAGGCGGCGGCTAAGCTGGAACGTATGGAACAGAGATAAACAAATACATATCAAAGCAGACAAATCATTTGGCTGCCAACCAACTATACCAAACCAGCCATTCGGCGCAAATGCGCCAAGAGGAGGCGCTTAGACAAGTTATCTGGATCCAAGGTCCCAGTTGAGCTCTCCACAAAAACTCGCTAAACGTAGACAATCTTTAGGTGGgtttttgaagatttcaatAGATAGACCTTTCTGATTCCACCTCTGTGGAATCAGAAATTACTCCCGTTGGAAATTTATTGGATTTATGCAATCGCACGAAAAATGTGCTCTTTTATGAGTGATCTTTACTCACGATTCTCTACGAAGCTGCACATTTTGATGAATATGTCACGGGTGCTAGATAAATGATAAacataataaagaaaaaatagtgcCAAATTTTTAGCTGTTCCACAACCAGCTGTCAAGGAACCAAAAGATCTTCACAGAGAAAAAGTCAATATTTTATGGAGCAAGTAACCTCCTACAAAGGTGCATTTGTAAGCGATTTTCTGGGTTCATGATCCTCGATGAGAACTAGAATCTTTTGTATCTGATCGGAAACAAAATATTGTCGTTTTAACCACACAGTCTACGCAGTTAGTACCATCGGTGATCGAATCTTTCAGTCGTTAGAACTGCCCTCTTTGTTGTTAACCTCTAACCTTCATGATGTAGCTGGAAACGTTTTGAAATAGTCAGAGTGCTTTGGGTCGCTAGTAGAGATGAGCGAAAGTTGTCTTTAGAAGATCAGCGGTCAGAATTTCGAAGGTTTTAAAGCACGGAATATTGGGAGTAGGCAGAAGTCCGAGCCCGAATTACACGACTGAttccaaaaacaattttcggCAACACCGACCTTCTTAAATATATGATAGTGAGAATCctcatttttaaaactttaatTGAAGCACTTCTCAGcaaaatattctttaaaaagaagaaaaggtaaTTCAATTGGAATTTCCGTTGTCTTGCCATACAGTTGTCAAAGAAATACAAGGAtgggaaacgacgaagaaaaCAAGCAACGCACCCGGACAACACATTTATTCGccgaaaaaaagttcaaaaaaaaagtagtggtaAGAAGCAGAAAACCCGGACtaaactgagaagaaaaagcatttTGATCAGCTCCCAAAAGTACCAGTATCGCTTTTGTAAAAGAGAAGACAAGATAGGATGAGAAGTGCTTAAACTAAAAGTTAGAATTACGTCCAAACCTCAAAGCTGCACAGTAAAAATTACTTTCATGTTAATTCCAAATAAAATGTtacaagaaatttgaaatacaCTACTGtggtaaagaagaagaagaacagaagttTTTCGAGTGTTTCACAGTGCAGCTTTTGCGAATTCCATTTACAACAATCCTCGCTGTCGAAAACAATCTCTCGCTTTCGAAGTGGAGGGGACCAACAAAAACTTTCTAGCTAAGACCACGATTAATGGAGATTTATTACCACCACCTTTTGTCGGCGAAGTCGAAGAAGACAATGACTTTCGATCTGAAACAGATTTAACGGTGTGTAGTATGACTTACCCTATATATTTTcgctctcttttctttttcttttttctttttgttgcacCATATTTTAGCCCTCTTCAGCGATACAGCTTGTAATGCAGTAGAACGCAGGTGAATTGGTCGTTGAACAACGGAAATAATTTGCTGGGCTAACGAACTGGTCCTGGCGTTTTTCTAAGTGAAGGTtctgggagaaaaaataaaacaacaacaacgctTTGGGCAACGCTTTTTATGTTCTTCGACAGAGAAACACAATATATGTTTGATatatagcagggtcaaaacgacatgaagcgacaagacgcaattgcgtacgcaacTTCTcacgaggcgcttcggtggagcgtagcggctgggaGCGTGCTGAAACAGCAATTAATTCAGTtctaactgctgcctccatcgcgccgtttcGTGCGCGTACGCAAACGCACCGTAGCTACACTTGcgattcgtgtcgttttgacccaactatacttcCCGTCGTTTTCAGGTTATTAAAATCGAGTGTCAAGTCGGCAAGTAAGAGGATTCTCGGGACCTTCTGCTTTTTGCGTTTATTCAAGGTGCTAAAGACACAGAAGCTCCTCGAGGGATATGTGAAATGCATAGTAAGGAAGTGATGCCTCCTATGAAGGTTCAAAATTGGATCAAGCTATTCAAAGAaggcaattttttaaagtccaAATATATACATAGCAGCGAACGCGCCGTTCGCTTCGATGAGGAGCAACTGAATCGGTTCTTTCACGCCAAACTACGAGGAAGTTGGCAGAGGAAATGACGTGCTCCCACGGAATCATACAGCGTCACTGTCTCCGAAGGGGAAGCCTCGAAAGTTGAGCTACGAGTTCCGCATGCTTtaaacaacagcaaaaatCAACCAGACACGATCTCCGCCGACTTCCATTCAACGGAACGTTGGAGAGAAGTTGCGAACAAAAACAGCacagaagttgtttttttttgtgcaaaccTAATCTTAGAAAAGGCCACAATTTTATGGGCCAACCCTATAGTTCAGACATGCAGCAGAAGCTACTCCTCTAATTGTGAACGTTTGTGATATGAGAATACAAAGAGCTCATATaacttttccaaaattctcAGCGAAAGGATTACATAAAAATCATAATCTGCTTTATAGTCGTGATCTACATCCACTACATATTCCTGCAGATATCCCAACATCGGACATTTTGGGATAAACTGGTTTCAAGCCGTGTTCAACCAACCAATGCAACTTTCAATCAATCGATTGATCCTGCGATCTTACGACATCAATTTGCATCGGATCAACGAATCAATTTTCAAGTAATGGTAGTAGTAGTTGCTGCCGCAGCGAAACTCCTGTAGGTTCTGTTTCGTTCCTGTTTCTCGCTATACAGTTTCGAAATACCAGTATTCCTCATTTTTGGCAGACATTAGCAACAAAAACGAGTTGTCAAAAGCTGATGTCGTTGCTGATAGCAGTCCTAGCGTCGCTCACTTCATTCTTCGTttactaagtttttttttttttgacagagGGCCAACATTCCTACTTCATACACGTCGTAAAATCCAACAACGGTCTCTCATACATCTCATAGCCCAGACCTGACTCCATCGGGCTATTACTTATTGTGGCCATTTGGGCACTCTTCAAGCAAAGGCCGTTCAATTCTTTCACCTCCGTGACCTCAAATCTGTGTTGACTTGCTCCTTGAGTCTCAGCATCTCAGTTTCTGGTGCCAGAGGAATACAACCCCACGAAATGATGGAACACTGTGACAGACGCCCCTGGCGAATACATCGACGGATGATCATCGGTATATTTATCATgtgtgttaaaggcagcataccacgaatctgaggtggtacggatttcaggcggagtatccATAtgcggggttgtagattatggagatcggggtggttccgctcatctctcccctGAATCATTGCAACTAGCCGACccttgaatgctgttttgtactatctcttctattggagcgcgccaccatTGCCCGCGTAGCTTTCTTACTGCCTTTCAGGgaagtccgaattgattttcgacgaatcgcagggcagAGGCGGCAcgaggggtggagcgttgcaatagatggggtcgtacaaaacagcgttctggaggcggctttgcagtgatgcagggagagatgagcggaactacccaagtctccataatctacgacgccgtatacggatactccagctgaaatcggcacaaccccagattcctggtatgctgcctttaatgggTTATTTAGAATCTTTGAGATTGTAGAATGTACACGTGTGTTAAAGAAATAAGTAGTCGACTTAACGGATTGTAAATTGCCATTCATATCGTACTAACCAATATTCACTTGCCAATCCGACCGTTCTGTGGCGAATTCACAATATTTTCAGTCCCAGTACCCTCTGttacatattttaaaattttcatacaTTTATTTTGGACGGCCTCTCTTTGTGGAAGGGGGACGCACATTGGGACCCTAGAAGGTTGTTCGCATGGGGACTTTGTGACCCACGTAGCAAGAATTCTGCACCACTTACTTGTTAACGGGGAGAGAGTAACGTCGCTACACAGTCTCCAGCAACTGCTACTTGTAAAACGAATTAGTCGTGAAACAAAGTCCAA
This is a stretch of genomic DNA from Necator americanus strain Aroian chromosome II, whole genome shotgun sequence. It encodes these proteins:
- a CDS encoding hypothetical protein (NECATOR_CHRII.G7409.T1), with product MLNFSSLRLRDVAMLLVNEYEIVHTEFLLVVQKTWDSHVGSSLPNDAISYAIERGQLCRRSTSAAQQTQLKQAPEAVILGQGQV